In Microbacterium sp. SLBN-146, one genomic interval encodes:
- a CDS encoding metallophosphoesterase gives MTTTSPRARVSRALIAAATAATLAGAVGIAAVPAAGAATPAVTAPATDPVGDRALLTDPLLQAPTADGASVVWFTEFSGSRHAVLVGPGVEALTTAQLAAAGRGQAFPGVTLFVASTSKLSSVAEDYQSNIDPAVRPAQSEGIVARDVWRHEGVVSGLTAGTRVPYRVVSIDGFGGIAGSGTFSVQPAVPAGTAMNIMLTSDHQAMVNTPANLAKAAETLGTIDAVFLAGDLVNIPDRASEWFDDTRGSGFFPALQGNGGRASTGGVQYAGGEIVQHAPLYPAVGNHEVQGRRDGAVSLGSSFNSPVPRDIAEQAYAVRAAEVNPTGDPAIKEKWIVDNSFSTTTYEEIFTLPSDSPGGETYYATTVGDVRLVSLYSTRIWRGTTATPDPAARTASSRYQESAASLGDPMAQGYGEHIFEAIDASSEQYAWLQDELASEAFADARYRVVMLHEGPQGLGDNVMPQFADPQRIEERNATGDLIGVRYEYPATENELLYDLQPLLEDAGVDLVHNGHSHLWNRFVSDNGVTNWLETSNTGNTYGAYHPLSGRTRPVPPAPWVAANYWAQNNPGGLEPIVPNVAPFVGTDGQPQPFVQNNDLAVFTGFDTGSGLVTTYAFNVKTPEVAPVVIDQFGIGRPASGEGIELAVTVAGESAPGELVWTVDDKSPVDLGTAEGAGDHLRAEGALAAITVTDTRSTSPAWSVTGTVDEFTSGSGEMLGGHLLGWTPQVLVPGAGAMAGAPVASGRTGGTGLSTPAVLGRAPSGHERGSTSLGADLLLEVPVDAPTGRFTATMTITALG, from the coding sequence ATGACGACCACCTCCCCCCGCGCCCGGGTTTCCCGGGCCCTCATCGCGGCGGCCACGGCGGCTACCCTCGCGGGTGCCGTCGGCATCGCCGCGGTTCCCGCCGCCGGTGCGGCCACTCCCGCCGTCACGGCGCCGGCCACCGACCCCGTCGGCGACCGGGCCCTGCTGACCGACCCCCTTCTGCAGGCGCCGACCGCCGACGGCGCCTCCGTCGTGTGGTTCACCGAGTTCTCCGGCTCCCGTCACGCTGTCCTCGTCGGACCGGGTGTCGAGGCGCTCACGACAGCGCAGCTCGCCGCCGCGGGACGCGGACAGGCGTTCCCCGGGGTCACGCTCTTCGTCGCCTCCACGAGCAAGCTCAGCAGCGTCGCCGAGGACTACCAGTCCAACATCGATCCCGCTGTCCGGCCCGCGCAGAGCGAAGGCATCGTCGCCCGTGACGTGTGGCGGCACGAGGGCGTCGTCTCAGGTCTGACAGCCGGCACGCGCGTGCCCTACCGTGTCGTGAGCATCGACGGCTTCGGCGGCATCGCGGGATCCGGAACCTTCAGCGTCCAGCCCGCCGTCCCCGCGGGAACGGCCATGAACATCATGCTGACGAGCGACCACCAGGCGATGGTGAACACCCCGGCGAACCTCGCGAAGGCGGCGGAGACACTCGGCACGATCGATGCGGTCTTCCTCGCCGGCGACCTCGTCAACATCCCCGACCGCGCCTCGGAGTGGTTCGACGACACGCGTGGCTCCGGGTTCTTCCCGGCGCTCCAGGGGAACGGCGGCCGCGCATCCACCGGCGGCGTGCAGTACGCGGGTGGCGAGATCGTCCAGCATGCTCCGCTGTATCCCGCTGTCGGCAACCACGAGGTGCAGGGCAGGCGCGACGGTGCCGTATCGCTCGGCTCCTCGTTCAACAGCCCCGTCCCGCGTGATATCGCGGAGCAGGCTTACGCCGTCCGCGCCGCGGAGGTGAACCCGACGGGAGATCCGGCGATCAAGGAGAAGTGGATCGTCGACAACTCCTTCTCGACGACGACCTACGAGGAGATCTTCACTCTTCCGTCCGACTCCCCCGGCGGCGAGACCTACTACGCCACGACGGTCGGCGACGTCCGTCTCGTGTCGCTGTACTCGACGCGCATCTGGCGCGGCACGACAGCGACGCCCGACCCCGCGGCCCGCACGGCTTCCAGCCGCTACCAGGAATCTGCGGCATCCCTCGGAGACCCCATGGCACAGGGGTACGGCGAGCACATCTTCGAGGCGATCGACGCATCGAGCGAGCAGTACGCGTGGCTCCAGGACGAGCTTGCGAGCGAGGCGTTCGCCGACGCGCGCTACCGCGTCGTGATGCTGCACGAAGGGCCGCAGGGACTCGGCGACAACGTCATGCCGCAGTTCGCCGACCCGCAGCGCATCGAAGAGCGCAACGCCACCGGCGACCTCATCGGCGTCCGGTACGAGTACCCCGCGACCGAGAACGAGCTGCTGTACGACCTCCAGCCGCTCCTCGAAGATGCGGGCGTCGACCTCGTGCACAACGGGCACAGCCACCTGTGGAACCGCTTCGTCTCGGACAACGGTGTGACCAACTGGCTGGAGACGTCCAACACGGGCAACACCTACGGTGCGTACCACCCGCTGAGCGGACGGACCCGTCCCGTGCCTCCCGCACCGTGGGTCGCCGCGAACTACTGGGCGCAGAACAACCCCGGCGGTCTCGAGCCGATCGTGCCCAACGTCGCTCCGTTCGTCGGCACCGACGGTCAGCCGCAGCCGTTCGTCCAGAACAACGATCTCGCCGTCTTCACGGGATTCGACACCGGCTCTGGTCTCGTGACGACATACGCCTTCAACGTCAAGACCCCCGAGGTCGCACCCGTCGTGATCGACCAGTTCGGCATCGGTCGCCCCGCGTCCGGCGAGGGAATCGAGCTGGCCGTCACCGTCGCGGGTGAGTCCGCGCCGGGCGAGCTCGTCTGGACGGTCGACGACAAGAGCCCCGTCGACCTCGGAACGGCCGAGGGCGCGGGAGACCACCTGCGGGCGGAAGGCGCGCTCGCCGCCATCACCGTCACCGACACGCGCTCGACGTCACCGGCATGGTCGGTGACCGGCACGGTCGACGAGTTCACGTCGGGGTCCGGCGAGATGCTCGGTGGACACCTCCTCGGGTGGACGCCCCAGGTGCTCGTACCCGGCGCCGGTGCCATGGCCGGCGCGCCCGTCGCCTCGGGGCGCACGGGTGGCACGGGACTGTCGACCCCCGCCGTTCTCGGACGCGCGCCGTCGGGCCACGAGCGCGGCAGCACGAGCCTCGGGGCGGACCTCCTCCTCGAGGTACCCGTGGACGCCCCCACGGGTCGCTTCACCGCCACCATGACGATCACGGCGCTCGGCTGA
- the rpe gene encoding ribulose-phosphate 3-epimerase, protein MNDSGIRINPSILAADFVNMQAELARIATADFAHVDVMDNHFVPNLTFGPQMVERIQQTSPVPLDVHLMITDPDRWAPGYAELGAASVTFHLEAAADPRALARRLRDIGARAGIAVKPATPIDGLLDLLDDVDQILVMTVEPGFGGQSFMPETMPKLRALADEAKRRGSHVWLQVDGGIGESTIALAADAGADTFVAGSAVFGAADPDLAIAGLRAAAAQHAHDHGAK, encoded by the coding sequence GTGAACGACAGCGGCATCCGGATCAACCCGAGCATTCTCGCGGCGGACTTCGTCAACATGCAGGCGGAGCTCGCGCGCATCGCGACCGCCGATTTCGCACATGTCGACGTCATGGACAACCACTTCGTGCCGAACCTGACGTTCGGGCCGCAGATGGTCGAGCGCATTCAACAGACGAGCCCCGTACCGCTCGACGTCCACCTCATGATCACCGACCCCGACCGCTGGGCACCCGGGTACGCGGAGCTCGGCGCGGCATCCGTCACCTTCCACCTCGAAGCGGCCGCGGACCCCCGCGCCCTCGCCCGACGACTCCGCGACATCGGGGCGCGCGCGGGGATCGCGGTCAAGCCCGCGACTCCCATCGACGGTCTCCTCGATCTCCTCGACGACGTCGATCAGATCCTCGTGATGACGGTCGAGCCCGGATTCGGGGGCCAGTCGTTCATGCCCGAGACGATGCCGAAGCTCCGCGCCCTCGCTGACGAGGCCAAACGGCGAGGCTCGCATGTGTGGCTGCAGGTCGACGGGGGAATCGGCGAGTCGACGATCGCCCTCGCCGCGGATGCCGGAGCCGACACGTTCGTCGCGGGTTCGGCCGTCTTCGGGGCCGCGGATCCCGATCTCGCCATCGCGGGCCTGCGCGCCGCCGCAGCGCAGCATGCGCACGACCACGGAGCGAAGTGA
- a CDS encoding phosphoribosyl-ATP diphosphatase: MKTFDALFAELAAKAAERPEGSGTVAQLDAGVHAIGKKIVEEAAEVWMAAEYESDDAAAEEISQLLYHLQVLMLAKGLTLDDVYRHL; encoded by the coding sequence GTGAAGACGTTCGACGCGCTGTTCGCCGAGCTCGCGGCGAAAGCTGCCGAGCGCCCCGAGGGATCCGGAACCGTCGCGCAGCTCGACGCGGGTGTCCACGCGATCGGCAAGAAGATCGTCGAAGAGGCCGCCGAAGTGTGGATGGCCGCCGAGTACGAGTCCGACGACGCCGCCGCGGAAGAGATCTCCCAGCTCCTGTACCACCTCCAGGTGCTGATGCTCGCAAAGGGTCTGACCCTCGACGACGTCTACCGACATCTCTGA
- the hisG gene encoding ATP phosphoribosyltransferase, with protein sequence MLRIAVPNKGSLAETATEMLQEAGYTGRRDPKDLHVLDPVNDVEFFYLRPKDIATYVGSGALDVGITGRDLLLDARMPGAREIEALGFGDSTFRFAGPPGRFSSLEDLEGQRVATSYPGLVDGFLDERGIAVDLVPLDGAVESAVRLGVADAVADVVSTGTTLRQAGLEIFGPVILESEGVLIGAPNEAEGTQTLLRRLRGVMVARRYVLVDYDLPASLIDQAVALAPGIESPTISPLRDPEWVAVRVMVARKNVNQVMDSLYGIGARAILVTAIHNARL encoded by the coding sequence ATGCTGCGAATCGCCGTGCCGAACAAGGGTTCCCTCGCGGAAACCGCGACTGAGATGTTGCAGGAAGCCGGCTACACCGGTCGCCGGGATCCGAAGGATCTCCATGTCCTCGATCCCGTCAACGATGTCGAGTTCTTCTACCTTCGGCCGAAGGACATCGCGACCTACGTCGGCTCGGGCGCTCTCGATGTCGGCATCACGGGGCGGGACCTCCTCCTCGACGCCCGCATGCCCGGCGCACGCGAGATCGAAGCGCTCGGCTTCGGCGACTCGACCTTCCGCTTCGCAGGTCCCCCCGGGCGCTTCTCCTCGTTGGAGGACCTCGAAGGTCAGCGCGTCGCGACGTCGTATCCGGGTCTCGTCGACGGTTTCCTCGATGAACGCGGTATCGCGGTCGACCTCGTACCGCTCGACGGCGCCGTCGAGTCCGCCGTGCGTCTCGGGGTCGCCGACGCCGTCGCCGACGTCGTCTCGACGGGCACGACGCTCCGCCAGGCCGGGCTGGAGATCTTCGGACCCGTGATCCTCGAGTCGGAAGGCGTCCTGATCGGCGCACCGAACGAGGCCGAGGGCACCCAGACGCTCCTGCGGCGCCTGCGCGGAGTGATGGTCGCGCGGCGCTACGTCCTCGTCGACTACGACCTCCCGGCATCCCTCATCGACCAGGCCGTCGCGCTCGCGCCCGGCATCGAGTCACCGACCATTTCGCCGCTGCGCGACCCCGAGTGGGTCGCCGTGCGCGTCATGGTGGCGCGCAAGAACGTGAATCAGGTGATGGATTCGCTCTACGGCATCGGCGCGCGCGCGATCCTCGTGACCGCGATCCACAACGCGAGGCTCTGA
- the hisF gene encoding imidazole glycerol phosphate synthase subunit HisF, with protein sequence MSLVCRVIPCLDVAGGRVVKGVNFMNLRDMGDPVELAREYFRQGADELTFLDVTATVDDRSTTYDVVRRTAEEVFIPLTVGGGVRTTDDVARLLAVGADKIGVNSAAIARPALLDEIADRFGAQVLVLSLDVTRAETTPSGFVVTTHGGRTATTLDALAWAREAIERGAGELLVNSIDADGTKAGFDLELVRLMREISSVPVIASGGAGRAEDFAPAIEAGADAVLAASVFHSGQLTIGDVKAAMVRDGIAVRETS encoded by the coding sequence ATGAGCCTCGTCTGCCGCGTCATCCCGTGCCTCGATGTCGCCGGAGGACGGGTCGTCAAAGGCGTCAATTTCATGAACCTGCGCGACATGGGCGACCCCGTCGAACTCGCACGCGAGTACTTCCGCCAAGGTGCCGACGAACTCACGTTCCTCGATGTCACGGCGACGGTCGACGACCGCTCGACGACGTACGACGTCGTCCGGCGTACGGCCGAAGAGGTCTTCATCCCCCTCACGGTGGGCGGGGGAGTGCGCACGACCGACGATGTCGCACGTCTCCTGGCCGTGGGCGCCGACAAGATCGGCGTCAACTCCGCCGCGATCGCCCGCCCCGCCCTGCTCGATGAGATCGCGGACCGCTTCGGCGCTCAGGTCCTCGTGCTCTCGCTCGACGTCACGAGGGCCGAGACCACTCCCTCGGGCTTCGTCGTGACGACACACGGCGGACGCACGGCGACGACACTGGATGCGCTCGCGTGGGCGCGTGAGGCGATCGAGCGCGGCGCGGGCGAACTCCTCGTCAACTCGATCGATGCCGACGGTACGAAGGCCGGCTTCGACCTCGAACTCGTGCGGCTCATGCGTGAGATCTCGAGCGTCCCCGTCATCGCCTCGGGCGGAGCGGGACGCGCGGAGGATTTCGCGCCGGCGATCGAGGCGGGAGCGGACGCCGTGCTCGCGGCTTCCGTCTTCCACTCGGGACAGCTGACGATCGGCGATGTCAAGGCCGCCATGGTACGAGACGGCATCGCCGTCCGGGAGACATCATGA
- the hisI gene encoding phosphoribosyl-AMP cyclohydrolase — MTESLQERIDRVAFNGDGLVAAIIQQWDTREVLMLGWMDAEALRRSLTEGRVTFWSRSRQEYWRKGDTSGHIQLVKGARLDCDGDAVLFDVEQVGAACHTGTRTCFDSDDLAPATSVEGAL, encoded by the coding sequence ATGACCGAGTCCCTTCAAGAACGCATCGATCGCGTCGCCTTCAACGGCGACGGACTCGTCGCCGCGATCATCCAGCAGTGGGACACGCGCGAGGTGCTCATGCTCGGATGGATGGATGCCGAGGCGCTGCGGCGCTCCCTCACGGAGGGCCGTGTGACCTTCTGGTCCCGCTCGCGGCAGGAGTACTGGCGCAAGGGCGACACCTCCGGCCACATCCAGCTCGTCAAGGGTGCACGTCTGGACTGCGACGGAGACGCCGTGCTCTTCGACGTGGAACAGGTGGGGGCGGCATGCCACACGGGCACGCGGACCTGCTTCGACAGCGACGACCTCGCGCCCGCGACGAGCGTCGAAGGCGCGCTGTGA
- a CDS encoding Trp biosynthesis-associated membrane protein has translation MIRRARLLAILAILATGAIGTISSTQTWLTVSLGDGPHDALAVPGASAIPVLAPLSLAVLALGGALTIVGRVLRYVFGVLTLLIAGVLTVLTGAVVFTPQPSHVASVVTEATGITGRDAVAELVSALHSTPWPAVTLVAWIVLAAAGILTLATGHHWRSSGRRYSTDETGGSDRATSRPHDAIDDWDDLSRGQDPTA, from the coding sequence GTGATCCGACGCGCGCGGCTGCTCGCGATCCTCGCGATCCTCGCGACGGGAGCGATCGGCACGATCTCCTCGACCCAGACATGGCTCACGGTGTCGCTGGGCGACGGACCGCACGACGCCCTCGCGGTACCGGGCGCCTCGGCGATCCCCGTACTGGCTCCGCTGAGTCTCGCCGTGCTGGCCCTCGGGGGAGCGCTCACGATCGTCGGACGCGTTCTGCGTTACGTCTTCGGGGTGCTCACGCTCCTCATCGCGGGAGTGCTCACGGTTCTCACGGGTGCCGTGGTCTTCACGCCCCAGCCGTCCCACGTCGCGAGCGTCGTCACCGAGGCAACGGGCATCACGGGTCGGGACGCGGTTGCCGAGCTCGTCTCGGCCCTCCACTCGACGCCGTGGCCCGCCGTGACACTCGTCGCCTGGATCGTGCTCGCCGCCGCGGGCATCCTCACCCTCGCCACGGGACACCACTGGCGCTCAAGCGGTCGACGCTACTCGACCGACGAGACCGGCGGGTCGGATCGCGCGACATCACGACCGCACGACGCGATCGACGACTGGGACGACCTCTCCCGTGGCCAGGATCCGACCGCCTGA
- a CDS encoding DUF6704 family protein, translated as MSNQIGDPGHGHSPAAWTAVVIMLVAVALGTIFYWFDLPILVWASAGLLVVGLIVGWAMAKAGYGVNGPKYSSKAH; from the coding sequence ATGAGCAACCAGATCGGCGACCCCGGCCACGGACACTCACCGGCCGCCTGGACTGCCGTCGTCATCATGCTGGTCGCCGTCGCGCTCGGCACGATCTTCTACTGGTTCGATCTGCCGATCCTGGTCTGGGCATCGGCAGGGCTCCTCGTCGTCGGCCTCATCGTCGGCTGGGCCATGGCCAAGGCGGGCTACGGCGTGAACGGCCCGAAGTACTCTTCGAAAGCTCACTGA
- the trpC gene encoding indole-3-glycerol phosphate synthase TrpC yields MLADLTAGAVHDAEARSARRPLEVVERDALAQPPARDALAALAPSERVKIIAEVKRASPSRGDLADIPDPALQARLYEQGGASAISVLTEGRRFKGSLSDLEAVKAAVSVPVLRKDFIATEYQVLEARASGADLVLLIVAALAQPVLARLHALILELGMTPLVETHSAEEVDTAADLGATLIGVNARDLSTFTLDRDLFGRLSSRIPAGAVKIAESAVLTPADVAHYRAAGADVVLVGEALVTNDPISTLASFLGAGS; encoded by the coding sequence GTGCTCGCCGACCTCACGGCCGGCGCGGTTCACGACGCGGAGGCCCGCTCCGCGCGACGCCCCCTCGAGGTCGTCGAACGCGATGCGCTGGCTCAGCCTCCTGCCCGAGACGCTCTGGCCGCTCTGGCTCCCTCGGAGCGCGTCAAGATCATCGCCGAAGTGAAGCGCGCGAGTCCGTCGCGCGGTGACCTCGCCGACATCCCCGACCCGGCGCTGCAAGCCCGGCTCTACGAGCAGGGCGGCGCATCGGCGATCTCGGTCCTCACGGAAGGCCGCCGATTCAAGGGCAGCCTGTCCGACCTCGAAGCCGTCAAGGCCGCCGTCAGCGTTCCCGTCCTCCGCAAGGACTTCATCGCCACCGAGTACCAGGTGCTCGAAGCGCGCGCGTCGGGTGCCGACCTGGTCCTCCTCATCGTGGCAGCACTGGCGCAGCCGGTGCTCGCTCGCCTGCACGCCCTCATCCTCGAGCTCGGCATGACCCCTCTCGTCGAAACGCACAGCGCCGAAGAAGTCGACACCGCCGCTGATCTGGGCGCGACGCTCATCGGTGTCAACGCACGGGACCTTTCGACGTTCACCCTGGACCGCGACCTCTTCGGTCGTCTGTCCTCCCGTATCCCCGCCGGTGCCGTCAAGATCGCCGAGTCGGCCGTCCTGACGCCGGCAGACGTCGCGCACTACCGTGCCGCGGGTGCCGACGTCGTCCTCGTAGGAGAAGCCCTCGTGACCAACGACCCGATTTCCACTCTCGCCTCCTTCCTGGGGGCCGGCTCATGA
- the trpB gene encoding tryptophan synthase subunit beta, producing MSLREAAGPFFGDFGGRYMPESLIAAIDELTAEYEAAKADPAFAAEFARLLHSYAGRPSPITEVPRFAEHAGGARIFLKREDLNHTGSHKINNVLGQALLTQRLGKSRVIAETGAGQHGVATATAAALFGFDCTIYMGEVDTKRQALNVARMRLLGAEVIPVTTGSRTLKDAINDAYRDWVASVETTNYIFGTAAGPHPFPAMVRDFQKVISEEARQQLLDEIGRLPDAVLACVGGGSNAIGMFDAFLDDADVRLYGVEAAGDGVDTPRHAASIGRGRPGILHGSKTYVLQDEDGQTIESHSISAGLDYPGVGPEHAWLASIGRAEYIPATDDEAMQALRLLSETEGIIPAIETAHALAGALRIGRELGPDAVLAVSLSGRGDKDMDTAARYFGLYDDGAQS from the coding sequence ATGAGCCTGCGCGAAGCGGCCGGTCCGTTCTTCGGCGACTTCGGCGGCCGGTACATGCCGGAATCCCTCATCGCCGCGATCGACGAGCTCACCGCCGAATACGAGGCCGCGAAGGCCGATCCCGCCTTCGCGGCGGAGTTCGCCCGCTTGCTGCACAGCTACGCCGGGCGGCCCTCGCCGATCACGGAAGTGCCTCGTTTCGCCGAGCACGCCGGCGGTGCGCGCATCTTCCTCAAGCGCGAAGACCTCAATCACACGGGTTCGCACAAGATCAACAACGTCCTCGGGCAGGCCCTCCTCACGCAGCGGCTGGGAAAGAGCCGCGTCATCGCGGAGACCGGTGCAGGCCAGCACGGGGTAGCGACGGCGACGGCCGCCGCGCTCTTCGGGTTCGACTGCACGATCTACATGGGCGAAGTGGACACGAAGCGCCAGGCGCTCAACGTCGCGCGGATGCGTCTGCTCGGCGCCGAGGTGATCCCCGTGACGACCGGCTCCCGCACGCTGAAGGACGCGATCAACGACGCGTACCGCGACTGGGTCGCCTCGGTCGAGACGACCAACTACATCTTCGGCACGGCAGCGGGCCCGCACCCCTTCCCGGCGATGGTCCGGGACTTCCAGAAGGTCATCTCCGAAGAGGCCCGTCAGCAGCTCCTCGACGAGATCGGACGCCTCCCCGACGCCGTCCTCGCGTGCGTCGGCGGCGGATCCAACGCCATCGGCATGTTCGACGCGTTCCTCGACGATGCCGATGTGCGTCTTTACGGCGTCGAGGCCGCGGGCGACGGCGTCGATACGCCGCGGCATGCGGCATCCATCGGGCGCGGACGCCCCGGCATCCTGCACGGCTCCAAGACCTATGTCCTCCAGGACGAAGACGGTCAGACGATCGAGTCGCACTCCATCTCGGCGGGCCTCGACTACCCGGGCGTCGGACCGGAGCACGCGTGGCTCGCGTCGATCGGCCGTGCGGAGTACATTCCCGCGACCGATGACGAGGCGATGCAGGCGCTGCGCCTCCTGTCCGAGACCGAGGGGATCATCCCTGCCATCGAAACCGCCCACGCCCTCGCCGGCGCGCTGCGGATCGGCCGCGAACTCGGCCCCGACGCGGTGCTCGCGGTTTCGCTCTCCGGTCGCGGCGACAAGGACATGGACACCGCCGCACGCTACTTCGGCCTCTACGACGACGGAGCGCAGTCGTGA
- the trpA gene encoding tryptophan synthase subunit alpha, which yields MSRVADAIASARAEGRGAFVGYLPLGYPDLQTSIDAAVALAENGADVLELGPPYSDPVMDGTVIQEATQAALAGGFRLRDTFTAVREITSRVDVPVLVMTYWNPVMQYGVDRYADDLLAAGGAGLITPDITPDEASDWIAASERTGLDRIFLAAPTSTDERLDLIVRHSTGFVYTVSTMGITGERAELDAAARTLVARLRDHGVDNACVGIGISTADQVAGVLEYADGAIVGTALVRALRDGGIDALAAEVRSLTAGAA from the coding sequence GTGAGCCGGGTTGCGGATGCCATCGCGAGCGCGCGCGCGGAAGGTCGCGGCGCCTTCGTCGGATACCTCCCGCTCGGCTACCCCGATCTGCAGACGAGCATCGATGCCGCCGTCGCCCTCGCCGAGAACGGCGCCGACGTCCTCGAACTGGGCCCGCCCTACTCCGACCCCGTGATGGACGGAACCGTCATCCAGGAAGCCACCCAGGCGGCCCTCGCCGGCGGCTTCCGGTTGCGCGACACCTTCACGGCGGTCCGCGAGATCACCTCTCGCGTCGATGTCCCCGTCCTCGTCATGACCTACTGGAACCCCGTCATGCAGTACGGCGTCGATCGGTACGCCGACGACCTCCTCGCTGCGGGCGGCGCGGGCCTCATCACGCCGGACATCACTCCTGACGAGGCCTCCGACTGGATCGCGGCGAGCGAGCGCACGGGACTGGATCGCATCTTCCTCGCAGCTCCGACGTCGACCGACGAGCGCCTGGATCTCATCGTCCGCCACTCGACCGGCTTCGTCTACACCGTCTCGACGATGGGCATCACGGGGGAGAGGGCCGAGCTGGATGCCGCCGCCCGCACCCTCGTCGCGCGACTGCGCGACCACGGCGTCGACAACGCGTGCGTCGGCATCGGGATCTCGACCGCCGACCAGGTCGCGGGCGTCCTGGAGTACGCCGACGGCGCGATCGTCGGCACCGCCCTCGTCCGGGCACTGCGCGACGGCGGCATCGACGCCCTCGCGGCAGAGGTCCGCTCGCTGACCGCCGGCGCGGCCTGA
- the lgt gene encoding prolipoprotein diacylglyceryl transferase: MPLLPLSIPSPDVSSFQLGPITIHFYALCIIAGIIAAVFLTNARLTKRGAEPWVVIDISLLAVPLAIIAARVYHVLTHWNFYFGEGANPLSALYIWEGGIAIYGALIGGAVGAWLGCRWTGIRFWTFADALAPGLLLAQAMGRFGNWFNQELFGLPTDLPWGLEIDYPNSAWPVGLPEGTLFHPTFLYEVIWNLLGVLVLLWAGRRLRLQWGRLFGLYLVWYSAGRIVWESIRIDPSDIILGLRTNVWAAIAGVVLGLVIIVVQKRRHPGIEPSPYQPGREWSPSGAVQSQDTPDYVDVSEPPTDAVEEASATSTVATK; the protein is encoded by the coding sequence ATGCCCCTTCTGCCGCTGAGCATTCCGAGCCCGGACGTCAGTTCGTTCCAGCTCGGTCCGATCACGATCCACTTCTACGCGCTCTGCATCATCGCGGGGATCATCGCCGCCGTCTTCCTGACGAACGCGCGTCTGACCAAGCGCGGAGCGGAGCCCTGGGTCGTCATCGACATCTCGCTCCTCGCGGTGCCGCTCGCGATCATCGCGGCGCGCGTCTACCACGTTCTGACGCACTGGAACTTCTACTTCGGCGAAGGAGCCAACCCGCTGTCCGCCCTCTACATCTGGGAGGGCGGAATCGCCATCTACGGCGCGCTCATCGGCGGCGCGGTAGGTGCGTGGCTCGGCTGCAGGTGGACCGGCATCCGCTTCTGGACGTTCGCCGACGCGCTCGCGCCGGGTCTCCTGCTCGCGCAGGCGATGGGACGGTTCGGAAACTGGTTCAACCAGGAGCTGTTCGGTCTTCCGACGGATCTGCCGTGGGGACTCGAGATCGACTACCCCAACTCGGCATGGCCCGTGGGCCTTCCGGAGGGCACGCTCTTCCACCCCACGTTCCTCTACGAAGTGATCTGGAACCTGCTCGGCGTTCTCGTGCTGCTGTGGGCCGGTCGGCGCCTCCGCCTGCAGTGGGGACGCCTCTTCGGGCTGTACCTCGTCTGGTACAGCGCAGGACGCATCGTGTGGGAGTCGATCCGCATCGACCCGAGCGACATCATCCTGGGGCTGCGCACCAACGTCTGGGCCGCCATCGCCGGTGTCGTGCTCGGTCTCGTCATCATCGTCGTCCAGAAGCGCCGTCATCCCGGGATCGAGCCGTCCCCGTACCAGCCCGGTCGCGAGTGGTCGCCTTCGGGCGCGGTACAATCGCAGGACACACCCGACTACGTCGACGTCAGCGAACCACCGACGGACGCCGTCGAAGAGGCCAGCGCCACAAGCACAGTCGCCACGAAGTAA